In Paenibacillus sp. FSL M7-0420, a single genomic region encodes these proteins:
- the noc gene encoding nucleoid occlusion protein — translation MKEQFTKLFGFTERSSGEEIKQIPVHEVISSPYQPRTIFDDEKIDELCQTIKTHGVIQPIVVRMRDSQYEIIAGERRWRAVKKLGMDTIPALVREFNDSQAASIALIENLQREGLTSIEEAIAYQKLIDLHQLTQESLAQRLGKSQSTIANKIRLLNLPEQVKTALMERKITERHARSLLSLDTEEMQLKVLAEVISKELNVKQTEARIAFYKAVTQTKKSKRTSYTKDVRLALNTIRQSIDMVTGSGMEIKTSENDRGDHYEIVIQIPKR, via the coding sequence ATGAAAGAACAATTCACCAAGCTTTTTGGATTTACCGAGCGGAGCAGCGGAGAAGAGATCAAACAAATCCCGGTTCATGAGGTCATCAGCAGTCCGTATCAGCCACGGACTATTTTCGATGATGAGAAGATCGACGAGCTGTGTCAGACTATCAAAACTCATGGCGTGATCCAGCCGATCGTTGTTCGTATGCGTGATTCCCAGTATGAGATTATTGCAGGCGAAAGACGCTGGCGGGCAGTTAAAAAGCTGGGCATGGACACCATTCCGGCGCTTGTCCGCGAATTCAATGATTCACAGGCTGCATCGATCGCACTGATAGAGAACCTGCAGCGTGAGGGCTTAACCTCTATTGAAGAGGCGATCGCGTATCAGAAGCTGATTGACTTGCATCAATTGACCCAGGAGAGTCTGGCTCAGCGGCTTGGCAAAAGCCAATCCACCATTGCCAACAAAATCCGCTTGCTGAATTTGCCTGAACAGGTTAAAACTGCATTAATGGAAAGAAAAATCACCGAGCGCCATGCACGCTCGCTCTTGTCGCTAGACACTGAGGAGATGCAGCTAAAAGTTCTGGCTGAGGTTATTTCCAAGGAATTGAATGTAAAACAAACAGAAGCACGTATTGCCTTCTACAAGGCCGTTACCCAGACCAAAAAATCAAAACGGACCTCCTATACCAAAGATGTCCGTCTCGCTCTTAATACAATTCGTCAATCTATAGACATGGTGACCGGCTCAGGAATGGAGATTAAGACCTCCGAGAATGACCGCGGAGATCATTATGAGATTGTGATCCAAATTCCAAAACGATAA
- a CDS encoding DUF4446 family protein has protein sequence MSELNEIISEYLSAFIMGFAGVIILMVIMLIVQGAKLRRMRSRYEAMMGGNGIEDLENLLVNLKNQGDMLEEVQLEQKTLLEAAHTKMRGMKSKVAMKRYNAFGERGNDLSFSLAILDDNHSGIVLSSLHNRENSYIYAKPVEQGESPYALSPEEKEVIALALQQI, from the coding sequence ATGTCGGAGTTAAATGAAATCATAAGCGAGTATTTATCGGCGTTCATCATGGGCTTTGCCGGGGTCATCATACTGATGGTCATTATGTTGATCGTCCAGGGCGCCAAGCTTCGCAGAATGCGGAGCCGGTACGAAGCCATGATGGGCGGGAATGGCATAGAGGATCTGGAGAATCTGCTGGTCAACCTGAAGAATCAGGGGGATATGCTGGAGGAGGTCCAGCTGGAGCAGAAGACGCTGCTTGAAGCGGCACATACCAAAATGCGCGGCATGAAGTCCAAGGTGGCCATGAAGCGCTATAATGCTTTTGGAGAACGCGGTAATGACCTGAGTTTCTCGCTTGCCATTCTGGATGACAACCACAGCGGGATTGTGCTGAGCAGTCTGCACAACCGCGAGAACTCATATATCTATGCTAAGCCGGTTGAACAGGGAGAGTCTCCGTATGCTCTGTCACCGGAGGAGAAGGAAGTTATTGCTCTCGCGTTGCAGCAGATCTAG
- a CDS encoding ParB/RepB/Spo0J family partition protein, whose translation MSKRLGKGLDALIPSLSINEDDKVVEIPLTQLRANPYQPRKDFNEEAIQELAESIRQHGVIQPIIVRSVLKGYEIIAGERRFRASQYCGKATIPAVVRSLSDQQVMEIALIENLQRENLNAMEIAVAYQGLMDQFSLTQEELSLKVGKSRSHIANFLRLLSLPEEVKDYVSRGTISMGHARAIVALKDPEVIKQLAAQCVELQWSVRELEEVVKNLDRKPANGIKAKVVKRDPYIDNVEEVLRERFKTTVKIKQGKEKGKIELNYYSAQDLERLLELLGN comes from the coding sequence ATGAGTAAGCGTTTGGGAAAAGGCTTGGATGCATTAATACCTTCTCTGTCGATCAATGAAGACGATAAGGTAGTAGAGATCCCGTTGACGCAGCTTAGAGCCAATCCTTATCAGCCGCGCAAGGATTTCAATGAAGAGGCCATTCAGGAGCTTGCAGAATCCATAAGACAGCATGGTGTGATCCAGCCGATCATTGTTCGCAGTGTGTTGAAAGGGTATGAGATTATTGCCGGGGAACGCAGATTCAGGGCCTCGCAATATTGCGGCAAAGCTACGATTCCGGCAGTGGTCCGCAGCCTCAGTGATCAGCAGGTAATGGAGATTGCCCTGATCGAGAACCTGCAGCGTGAGAATCTTAACGCGATGGAAATAGCGGTTGCTTATCAAGGACTGATGGATCAATTCTCACTAACTCAGGAAGAGCTTTCTCTTAAAGTCGGAAAGTCCAGATCGCATATTGCCAACTTTTTGCGGCTGCTTAGCTTACCGGAAGAAGTGAAGGATTATGTTTCACGTGGAACAATTTCGATGGGGCATGCCCGGGCAATTGTGGCTCTGAAAGATCCGGAGGTCATCAAGCAATTGGCTGCTCAGTGTGTGGAGCTTCAGTGGAGTGTTAGAGAACTGGAAGAGGTAGTGAAGAATCTCGACCGCAAACCGGCTAACGGAATTAAGGCCAAGGTTGTGAAACGTGATCCTTATATTGATAATGTAGAGGAAGTATTACGGGAGCGATTCAAGACAACAGTCAAAATTAAACAAGGCAAGGAAAAAGGAAAAATCGAATTAAACTATTACAGTGCCCAAGACCTGGAAAGATTGCTGGAGCTGCTGGGGAACTGA
- a CDS encoding aminotransferase class V-fold PLP-dependent enzyme yields MERLVYLDHAATSWPKPPEVAAAMVEALEQSGANAGRGNHSLAIGTGRVLVRARMLLAELFGIANAQDIAFTHNTTMGLNMAIKGTLQPGDHVVSTMTEHNSVRRPLEYLRRSIGIEVDYIQADREGQINLHELQRFLRPNTRMVICNHSSNLLGSILPVGDIGDIVKSHGAVFLVDAAQSAGALNIDVAAMNIDLLAFPGHKGLLGPQGTGGLYISPVLDLEPLMHGGTGSQSENSEQPSVRPDRYEAGTQNAVGIAGLLAGVKAVKALGVEQIHMQEWKLTQLLMEGLAAIPGMRILGPAPGAPRSGIVAFVVEGQESAHIAHRLDREYQIAVRAGMHCTPLAHQAADTLDSGAVRASVGVSSTEADVQRLLLAMKEMYGVSRSS; encoded by the coding sequence ATGGAGAGGCTGGTATATCTCGATCACGCAGCTACTTCGTGGCCCAAGCCGCCGGAGGTGGCTGCAGCTATGGTGGAGGCCTTGGAGCAGTCAGGAGCCAATGCCGGGCGGGGCAACCACTCACTGGCTATCGGGACGGGGCGGGTATTAGTTCGTGCACGAATGCTGCTGGCAGAGTTGTTTGGTATAGCGAATGCTCAGGATATCGCGTTCACTCATAACACAACTATGGGGCTAAATATGGCTATTAAGGGTACACTTCAACCAGGGGATCATGTCGTGTCAACGATGACGGAGCATAACTCTGTGCGCAGACCCTTGGAGTATTTGCGCCGGAGCATCGGGATTGAAGTGGATTATATACAGGCGGACCGCGAGGGCCAAATTAATCTTCACGAGCTTCAGCGGTTTCTGCGTCCTAACACCCGGATGGTGATCTGCAATCATAGTTCCAATCTGCTGGGAAGTATTCTGCCGGTTGGGGATATCGGTGACATCGTGAAATCGCATGGGGCTGTGTTCCTGGTAGATGCCGCTCAAAGTGCAGGGGCGCTTAATATTGATGTGGCGGCTATGAATATTGATCTGCTGGCATTTCCGGGACATAAAGGGCTGCTCGGTCCGCAAGGAACCGGGGGGCTGTATATCTCTCCTGTGCTGGATCTGGAACCGCTGATGCATGGAGGGACTGGCAGTCAGTCGGAGAACAGCGAGCAGCCAAGTGTTCGCCCGGACCGTTATGAGGCAGGAACACAGAATGCCGTCGGAATAGCCGGTCTGCTGGCTGGAGTGAAGGCGGTTAAGGCGCTGGGAGTGGAACAGATTCATATGCAGGAATGGAAGCTGACACAGCTGCTGATGGAGGGCTTGGCTGCTATTCCGGGCATGCGGATTCTGGGCCCGGCGCCGGGCGCTCCGCGCAGCGGAATTGTGGCTTTTGTCGTAGAGGGACAGGAGTCGGCGCATATTGCCCACCGGCTGGACCGCGAATACCAGATTGCCGTACGGGCAGGCATGCACTGTACACCGCTGGCCCATCAAGCAGCGGACACTCTGGATAGCGGAGCGGTAAGGGCAAGTGTAGGAGTGAGCTCCACGGAAGCGGATGTTCAGCGGCTGCTGTTAGCCATGAAGGAAATGTACGGCGTATCGCGTTCAAGCTAG
- the mnmG gene encoding tRNA uridine-5-carboxymethylaminomethyl(34) synthesis enzyme MnmG: protein MNYDGGSYDVIVIGAGHAGCEAALAAARMGCRTLMITINLDMVAFMPCNPSIGGPAKGHVVREIDALGGEMGRNIDKTFIQLRMLNTGKGPAVHALRAQADKFLYQHAMKETMEKTPNLTLRQGMVEELITQDGRCAGVVTKTGTVYHSKTVILTTGTYLRGKVIMGELTYESGPNNQQPSVRLSENLRELGFDLVRFKTGTPPRVHKDSIDFSKTEIQPGDEKLKFFSFETKSSDNEQLPCWLTYTSPVTHQIINDNLHRAPMFTGIIEGTGPRYCPSIEDKVVRFSDKSQHQIFLEPEGKNTSEYYVQGLSTSLPEDVQLAVLRSIPGMEKVEMMRNGYAIEYDAMVPTQLWPSLETKRLPGLFTAGQINGTSGYEEAAGQGVIAGINAARKVQEKEPVVLDRSQGYIGVLIDDLVTKGTNEPYRLLTSRAEYRLLLRHDNADLRLTPIGYDIGLITEQRYEAFLDKKGRVDREIIRLQETKIKPVQVNEALASYGSAPIVDGSNLLTLMRRPELAYSFVDLISPSPEELDEEMKEQVEIQIKYAGYIEKQLLHVEKLQKMEKKKIPDDINYNEIHGLAMEARQKLTKIAPISIGQASRIGGVTPADISILLVYLEHYNRVTAAKG, encoded by the coding sequence ATGAATTATGATGGAGGCAGCTATGATGTTATCGTCATCGGCGCCGGTCATGCCGGCTGCGAAGCAGCTCTGGCTGCTGCACGGATGGGCTGCCGCACACTGATGATCACAATTAACCTGGATATGGTGGCCTTCATGCCATGTAATCCATCGATTGGCGGACCCGCCAAGGGCCATGTGGTGCGTGAAATTGATGCACTCGGCGGAGAAATGGGCCGCAATATAGACAAGACCTTCATTCAACTGCGAATGCTTAATACAGGCAAGGGGCCTGCGGTTCATGCTCTGCGTGCACAAGCCGACAAGTTCCTCTATCAGCACGCGATGAAAGAAACGATGGAAAAGACTCCTAACCTGACTCTGCGCCAGGGGATGGTGGAGGAGCTGATCACCCAAGACGGACGCTGCGCCGGAGTGGTGACGAAGACCGGGACGGTGTATCACAGCAAGACCGTTATTCTCACAACGGGAACCTACCTGCGCGGCAAGGTGATCATGGGTGAGCTGACATATGAGAGCGGACCAAATAATCAGCAGCCGTCCGTACGCCTGTCCGAGAATCTGCGCGAACTTGGGTTCGATTTGGTCCGCTTCAAGACCGGAACGCCGCCGCGTGTCCACAAGGATTCGATTGATTTCTCCAAGACCGAAATCCAGCCGGGCGATGAGAAGCTGAAATTCTTCTCTTTTGAAACCAAATCCTCGGATAATGAGCAGTTGCCTTGCTGGCTGACCTACACCTCCCCGGTTACTCACCAAATCATTAATGACAATCTGCACCGGGCGCCGATGTTCACGGGTATTATTGAAGGAACGGGTCCGCGTTATTGCCCTTCAATTGAAGATAAGGTTGTCCGGTTCAGTGATAAATCACAGCATCAGATCTTCCTGGAGCCGGAAGGTAAAAACACATCGGAATACTATGTACAGGGTCTGTCGACAAGCCTTCCTGAGGATGTGCAGCTGGCGGTTCTGCGGTCTATTCCCGGTATGGAGAAGGTAGAGATGATGCGTAACGGCTATGCCATTGAATATGATGCCATGGTTCCGACGCAGCTCTGGCCGTCTCTGGAAACCAAACGTCTGCCGGGACTATTCACTGCGGGACAAATCAACGGTACCTCCGGTTATGAAGAAGCGGCAGGGCAGGGGGTTATTGCCGGTATCAATGCAGCGCGTAAAGTGCAGGAGAAAGAGCCGGTGGTGCTGGACCGTTCGCAGGGCTATATTGGCGTTCTGATCGATGATCTTGTCACTAAGGGAACGAATGAGCCTTATCGCCTGCTGACTTCCCGTGCGGAATACCGGCTGCTGCTCCGTCATGATAATGCGGATCTCCGGCTGACACCAATCGGTTATGACATTGGGCTGATTACAGAGCAGCGCTATGAAGCCTTCCTTGATAAGAAGGGCCGGGTCGACCGTGAGATTATCCGTCTGCAGGAGACGAAGATTAAGCCGGTTCAAGTGAATGAAGCTCTAGCCAGTTATGGATCTGCACCGATTGTTGACGGAAGCAATCTGCTGACCTTAATGCGGCGCCCTGAGCTAGCCTACAGCTTCGTGGATCTGATCTCTCCTTCTCCAGAAGAGCTGGATGAAGAGATGAAGGAGCAGGTGGAGATTCAGATTAAGTATGCCGGCTATATCGAGAAACAGCTCCTGCATGTGGAGAAGCTCCAGAAGATGGAGAAGAAGAAGATTCCTGACGACATCAACTATAATGAGATTCATGGACTGGCCATGGAGGCCCGGCAAAAGCTGACCAAAATCGCTCCAATCTCCATTGGGCAGGCTTCACGTATCGGAGGCGTTACCCCGGCAGATATCTCGATTTTGCTGGTCTATCTGGAGCACTACAACCGTGTAACAGCGGCGAAAGGATAA
- the rsmG gene encoding 16S rRNA (guanine(527)-N(7))-methyltransferase RsmG produces MDTTVAEFTNLLKEHGLELSMKQLEQFEFYYQELVSWNEKMNLTGITERSQVYTKHFYDSLSLAFYVNMQETKSLADIGSGAGFPGIPLKICFPDLKLTIVDSLSKRITFLQHVCDTLGLKGVQLIHGRAEDVARQFVHRDAYDVVTARAVARLSLLNEFCLPFTRKDGIFAAMKGSDPTEELQEAKRSFKELRAELHKVESFSLPVEESSRHIILVRKTGATPSKYPRKPGVPAKSPLI; encoded by the coding sequence ATGGATACAACGGTAGCTGAGTTCACCAACCTGCTCAAGGAGCATGGGCTGGAACTCTCAATGAAGCAGCTTGAACAATTCGAATTCTATTATCAGGAGCTGGTCTCCTGGAATGAGAAGATGAATCTAACCGGGATCACAGAGCGGAGCCAGGTATATACCAAGCACTTCTATGATTCTTTATCTTTAGCCTTCTATGTGAATATGCAGGAGACGAAGAGTCTTGCTGATATTGGTTCGGGGGCAGGGTTTCCTGGAATTCCGCTAAAAATATGCTTCCCTGATCTTAAGCTGACGATTGTGGATTCACTTAGTAAACGGATTACCTTCCTGCAGCATGTCTGTGATACCCTGGGGTTGAAGGGTGTACAGCTCATTCACGGCCGGGCGGAGGATGTCGCCAGACAGTTTGTTCACCGGGATGCTTATGATGTAGTCACTGCCCGTGCGGTGGCCCGCTTATCGCTTTTGAATGAATTCTGTCTGCCATTCACCCGCAAGGACGGCATCTTCGCTGCCATGAAGGGGAGCGATCCGACGGAGGAACTGCAAGAAGCCAAGCGCAGCTTCAAGGAGCTGCGTGCTGAACTGCACAAGGTAGAATCCTTCAGTCTGCCGGTGGAAGAATCTTCCCGGCATATCATTCTTGTACGTAAGACAGGGGCCACCCCGTCCAAGTATCCGCGCAAGCCCGGCGTACCTGCGAAGTCGCCGCTTATCTAA
- a CDS encoding YjzC family protein codes for MGEQTEYEKGDKAPNPGVYTEVGEARSFHTEIQNPKRITMEKGDTFPETSNQNRKWKKVEKARVH; via the coding sequence ATGGGCGAACAGACGGAGTATGAAAAAGGCGACAAAGCCCCCAACCCGGGCGTTTACACCGAGGTAGGCGAAGCGCGGAGCTTCCACACGGAGATTCAGAATCCGAAGCGGATTACAATGGAGAAAGGCGACACCTTCCCGGAGACCAGCAACCAGAACCGCAAGTGGAAAAAAGTCGAGAAGGCCCGTGTCCATTAA
- a CDS encoding ParA family protein: MSKIIAIANQKGGVGKTTTSVNLGASMATLGKRVLLVDIDPQGNTTSGVGVNKADVENCIYDILINEVNPQETIQETRIEGLHIIPATIQLAGAEIELVSTISRELKLKKALNAVKANYDYIIIDCPPSLGILTINSLTAADSVIIPIQCEYYALEGLSQLLNTVRLVQKNLNPHLKIEGVLLTMLDARTNLGIQVIEEVKKYFQEKVYRTIIPRNVRLSEAPSHGQSIITYDSRSKGAEVYLELAKEVISYE; this comes from the coding sequence GTGTCCAAGATTATTGCCATAGCAAATCAAAAAGGCGGGGTAGGTAAAACAACAACCTCTGTGAACCTGGGTGCCAGCATGGCTACTCTGGGGAAGAGAGTGCTGCTTGTTGATATTGATCCGCAAGGCAACACTACGAGCGGCGTTGGCGTCAACAAAGCGGATGTAGAGAATTGCATTTACGATATTCTTATTAATGAAGTGAATCCGCAGGAAACAATACAGGAGACCCGGATTGAGGGCCTTCATATTATTCCGGCAACCATTCAACTGGCAGGAGCAGAGATCGAGCTGGTCTCTACGATATCGCGGGAACTGAAGCTGAAGAAGGCACTGAATGCAGTGAAGGCGAATTATGATTACATCATCATCGATTGTCCGCCATCATTAGGGATTCTTACCATTAACTCTCTAACGGCTGCAGACTCAGTGATTATCCCTATACAATGCGAATATTATGCGCTTGAAGGATTAAGCCAGCTGCTCAACACGGTAAGACTGGTTCAGAAGAATCTTAATCCGCATCTCAAAATTGAGGGAGTATTGCTCACGATGCTGGATGCCCGGACGAATCTCGGGATTCAGGTTATTGAAGAAGTAAAAAAATATTTCCAGGAAAAGGTATACAGAACGATTATCCCGCGTAATGTGCGCCTAAGCGAAGCCCCTTCACATGGACAGTCAATTATTACCTACGATTCCCGTTCCAAGGGAGCGGAAGTATATTTAGAGTTGGCAAAGGAAGTGATCTCTTATGAGTAA
- a CDS encoding mechanosensitive ion channel family protein, protein MINSLLAADGVEGVVNDAVRFKDKLWDWFTNTDMWATVLFSGIRILLIFILTRVIIKVVSNVIDRSLERETRGRMLANNRRFSTVGGLMKNVVTFFCNFTMILLVLSEFNFDLKPLLAGAGVVGLAIGFGAQSLVKDVITGFFIIFEDQFAVGDVIQSGTYKGTVEMIGLRTTRLLSATGEVHIIPNGTIVNVTNYSLANALAVVDVPVKIERGLEATLALIGEALQGIEERSSSVIAYPNILGIQSMSTSEYVIRIAANCLPNARDAAERQIQNDIKHALEKQSALEAAKAEQEAREQAEREAREAKAAREQERTEEARRAREEQEASPRRQVAAAQEAEEGEE, encoded by the coding sequence ATGATTAACAGCTTACTTGCGGCCGACGGTGTTGAAGGTGTTGTTAATGATGCCGTCCGCTTCAAAGATAAATTATGGGACTGGTTCACCAATACGGATATGTGGGCCACGGTCCTGTTTTCGGGAATCAGAATTCTCTTGATTTTCATTCTGACCCGGGTGATTATCAAAGTGGTCTCCAATGTGATTGACCGGTCTCTTGAGCGGGAGACGAGGGGGAGGATGCTAGCGAACAACCGGCGTTTCTCCACTGTCGGCGGACTGATGAAGAATGTGGTTACCTTCTTCTGTAACTTCACCATGATTCTGCTGGTTCTGTCGGAGTTCAACTTCGATCTGAAGCCGCTGCTCGCCGGAGCAGGGGTAGTCGGGCTGGCTATAGGGTTCGGCGCACAAAGTTTGGTCAAAGATGTGATTACGGGCTTCTTTATTATTTTTGAGGACCAGTTTGCAGTCGGTGATGTGATCCAGAGCGGAACCTATAAGGGAACGGTAGAGATGATTGGCCTGAGGACGACCAGACTGTTAAGTGCTACGGGCGAGGTACACATCATTCCTAACGGCACGATTGTGAATGTGACGAATTATTCGCTGGCGAATGCACTGGCTGTAGTAGATGTTCCGGTTAAAATCGAACGCGGGCTCGAAGCCACCCTGGCCCTGATCGGCGAGGCGCTTCAGGGCATCGAGGAACGCAGTTCCAGTGTCATTGCCTACCCTAATATTCTGGGAATCCAGTCGATGAGCACCTCGGAGTATGTCATCCGCATAGCGGCGAATTGCCTGCCTAATGCCAGAGACGCTGCCGAGCGGCAGATTCAGAATGATATCAAGCATGCTCTGGAGAAGCAGAGCGCCCTGGAGGCTGCTAAGGCCGAGCAGGAGGCGCGTGAGCAGGCGGAGAGGGAGGCAAGAGAGGCTAAGGCGGCTCGTGAGCAGGAGCGTACAGAGGAAGCCCGCAGAGCCCGTGAGGAGCAGGAGGCCAGCCCAAGAAGGCAGGTGGCAGCTGCGCAAGAGGCAGAGGAGGGGGAAGAGTAA
- the mnmE gene encoding tRNA uridine-5-carboxymethylaminomethyl(34) synthesis GTPase MnmE, whose protein sequence is MLSDTIAAVSTALGEGGIAIIRVSGPQAIPQVAPLFKSRIPLTEADSHTVHYGHIVSLQDGEQLEEVLVTVMKGPRSFTTEDVVEISAHGGVISVRRVMDLLLQQDIRLAEPGEFTKRAFLGGRIDLSQAEAVIDLIRSKSDRAFSVALKQVSGSLSARIHELRHTLIETLAHIEVNIDYPEHDVESLTADFIKDKSQEVMQGIDKLLRTANEGKILREGITTAIVGRPNVGKSSLLNALARDNKAIVTDIPGTTRDVIEEYVTINNIPLKLLDTAGIRETMDVVERIGVERSKAAFSDADLILLVLNANEELHEDELALMEQIHGRQALVIMNKMDLPSRLDTGKLRSFFAEASIVPMSVLEEEGLDRLEEAISALFFGGKLESGDLTYVSNVRHIALLKKAHKSLQDAYEAAEMLIPIDMIQIDVRLAWEQLGEIIGDTAADSLLDQIFSQFCLGK, encoded by the coding sequence ATGCTTAGTGACACTATTGCCGCTGTATCGACAGCCTTGGGCGAGGGCGGTATTGCCATCATCCGGGTTAGCGGACCGCAGGCAATCCCCCAAGTAGCCCCTTTGTTCAAAAGCCGTATCCCCCTTACGGAAGCTGATTCTCATACGGTGCATTATGGACATATCGTAAGTCTGCAGGACGGCGAACAGCTGGAAGAGGTACTGGTAACCGTCATGAAGGGACCACGCTCCTTTACCACGGAGGATGTGGTGGAGATCAGCGCCCATGGCGGTGTAATCTCTGTAAGAAGAGTAATGGATCTGCTGCTGCAGCAGGACATCCGGCTGGCCGAGCCGGGAGAGTTCACCAAGCGTGCCTTTTTGGGCGGACGGATTGATCTCTCGCAGGCCGAGGCCGTAATTGATCTGATTCGTTCCAAGTCGGACCGGGCTTTCTCGGTTGCCCTCAAGCAGGTTAGCGGCTCGTTATCCGCACGTATTCATGAGCTTCGGCACACGCTAATTGAGACATTGGCCCATATAGAAGTGAATATTGATTACCCCGAGCATGATGTGGAATCCTTAACTGCCGATTTCATCAAGGATAAGAGTCAAGAGGTTATGCAAGGCATAGATAAGCTGCTTCGAACCGCCAATGAAGGAAAGATTCTGCGCGAAGGGATTACGACAGCTATTGTGGGCAGGCCCAATGTCGGGAAGTCCTCACTGCTGAACGCGCTTGCCCGCGACAACAAGGCGATTGTGACCGACATTCCGGGAACAACGCGTGATGTGATAGAAGAGTACGTAACGATTAATAATATCCCGCTGAAGCTGCTGGATACTGCCGGTATCCGTGAGACGATGGATGTGGTGGAGAGAATCGGTGTGGAGCGCTCGAAGGCGGCTTTCAGCGATGCGGATCTGATTCTGCTGGTGCTGAATGCCAATGAGGAGCTTCATGAGGATGAACTGGCACTGATGGAACAAATCCACGGTAGACAAGCGCTGGTCATCATGAATAAAATGGACTTACCGTCCCGTCTGGACACGGGGAAGCTGCGCTCCTTTTTCGCTGAAGCGAGTATTGTACCGATGTCGGTGCTGGAAGAGGAAGGACTCGATAGACTGGAAGAGGCGATCTCCGCACTGTTCTTCGGAGGCAAGCTGGAATCTGGCGATCTGACTTATGTAAGCAATGTAAGGCATATAGCCTTGCTTAAGAAGGCACATAAATCATTACAGGATGCCTATGAAGCAGCGGAGATGCTGATTCCTATAGATATGATACAGATTGATGTACGTCTAGCCTGGGAGCAGCTTGGAGAGATTATTGGAGATACGGCGGCTGATTCGCTGCTGGACCAGATCTTCTCGCAATTCTGCTTGGGCAAATAA
- a CDS encoding DUF3343 domain-containing protein, translating into MEEELLLAFDSTQQALRAEMLLEYAEIEIDIFPTPKEITAGCAMSIQFSRSALDEVRVLVEEQNVEIRGIFAKAVEGAGYVEITEKEGFDD; encoded by the coding sequence GTGGAGGAGGAACTGCTGCTAGCGTTTGATTCGACCCAGCAGGCGCTGCGCGCCGAGATGCTGCTTGAATATGCGGAGATTGAAATCGATATCTTCCCTACGCCCAAGGAGATCACCGCCGGCTGTGCGATGTCGATCCAATTCTCCCGGAGTGCGCTGGATGAGGTAAGGGTCCTGGTCGAAGAGCAGAACGTAGAGATCCGGGGGATCTTCGCCAAGGCCGTTGAGGGTGCAGGGTATGTGGAAATAACGGAGAAGGAGGGGTTCGATGATTAA
- the yyaC gene encoding spore protease YyaC: MNFSSKAPPLQEPSCLKISHADPNIYSAITHRLLFHFSRTRPDTPIVIICVGTDRSTGDSLGPLVGTTLARFHSPLFHLYGTLEEPVHAINLEETVGLVYQKHANPFIIAIDACLGQSTSVGCIQVVEGPLRPGAGVNKQLPPVGDIHLTGIVNVGGFMEYFVLQNTRLSLVMRLSDIISSSLYSALKQWNLHARSAATREQ; the protein is encoded by the coding sequence ATGAATTTCTCTTCCAAAGCTCCACCGCTGCAAGAACCATCCTGTTTAAAAATATCACATGCCGACCCCAATATCTATTCTGCCATTACCCACCGTCTGCTGTTCCACTTTTCGCGCACCCGTCCGGATACGCCCATTGTCATTATCTGCGTGGGCACGGACCGCTCGACCGGCGATTCTCTTGGCCCTCTGGTCGGCACGACACTGGCCCGCTTTCACAGCCCGCTGTTCCATCTCTACGGAACGCTGGAGGAGCCGGTACATGCTATTAACCTGGAAGAGACAGTGGGCCTTGTGTACCAAAAGCATGCCAACCCGTTCATCATCGCCATTGACGCCTGCCTCGGCCAGTCCACCAGCGTCGGCTGTATTCAGGTGGTTGAAGGTCCGCTGCGTCCCGGCGCAGGGGTCAACAAGCAGCTCCCCCCTGTTGGCGATATCCATTTGACCGGCATCGTTAATGTGGGAGGATTCATGGAATATTTCGTATTGCAGAACACCAGATTAAGCCTGGTGATGCGCTTGTCGGATATTATTTCATCCAGCCTCTACTCTGCCTTGAAGCAATGGAACCTGCATGCTAGATCTGCTGCAACGCGAGAGCAATAA
- a CDS encoding DUF951 domain-containing protein has product MERKVFGLGDIVQMKKQHPCGTNEMEIIRMGMDIRIKCTGCQHSVLIPRAKFEKNLKKVLHSADSGAENN; this is encoded by the coding sequence ATGGAACGCAAGGTATTCGGGCTGGGTGATATAGTACAGATGAAGAAGCAGCATCCCTGCGGAACGAACGAGATGGAGATTATCCGTATGGGGATGGATATCCGGATTAAGTGCACCGGCTGTCAGCACAGTGTCCTCATTCCCCGCGCCAAATTCGAGAAGAATCTGAAGAAGGTCCTGCATTCAGCGGATAGCGGAGCGGAGAATAATTAA